The sequence ATACAAATTTCCCCGATAAAATGACGGTCGAGGAAGCTTGCATTCAATGGCAAGCCCTATACAAAACAACTCAAGCTGTAGAGCCTTTACTAACGACATTTGGTCTACAAGACAAAATAAAGCAATTAATTAAATCCTTATCTGGAAGAGAGAAACAACGGCTTGCTATTTTATTAGCACTGCTACCTAACCCAAGCTCGTCTTTTTTAGACGAACTAACGACAGGTCTTGATACTAAAGCACGTAAAATGCTGTGGAAGCAACTATTTTTGATAAAAGAAAAAGGATTAGCGATTGTATTAACTTCACATTATATGGGCG is a genomic window of Virgibacillus proomii containing:
- a CDS encoding ATP-binding cassette domain-containing protein, with translation MFNTNFPDKMTVEEACIQWQALYKTTQAVEPLLTTFGLQDKIKQLIKSLSGREKQRLAILLALLPNPSSSFLDELTTGLDTKARKMLWKQLFLIKEKGLAIVLTSHYMGEVEALCDRLLILKNGETVVKGTI